GATAGTATCTTTAAAAAGGTTTTTTAATGACGCATAAAGGTCTGGAATAGATTGAATATTGTTTTCACTGATGAAATTTTTTAATTGTTCCTTTGTCAAAATTGACATTTTTAAAAACCTCCTTCTCGGTTTGTTTTATTTTTGAATTCTTACCAAGAAAGAGGTTTTTAATCATTTTACACAAAATTTTTTACAGTCTCGTTTATAGATTTTTACCATCCTCAAACCAGAATGAAACGTTCAACACTTTATGCATATTTTAAGGAAACCATGGTATCATTAGGATATAAATAGCAGCCTTATGCGATATTCATCAAACGGTTCCTCTTCTTATCTCTCTTGAAATAGTACTTGGAGCCCTTCCCAGTATCTTTGCTATTTGACGCATTGATTTACCTTGTTCTCTTAATGTATAAATCATTCCCCTTTCATATTGTGACAGGTGTTTAAAACTTCTCTTTTTTGTGGTATTATTATTCTTAGCCATAGTTTCAAACCTCCTGTATGGTGATTTGATTTTCACTTAATATCATACATGGTTTGAAACTATGGTTTCAATTTTTCTCAATTAAATTTT
The Caldanaerobius fijiensis DSM 17918 DNA segment above includes these coding regions:
- a CDS encoding transposase, producing MSILTKEQLKNFISENNIQSIPDLYASLKNLFKDTIQEMLEAELSTELGYEKYEKKDKDTPNSRNGYTQKTV